The Coffea arabica cultivar ET-39 chromosome 3c, Coffea Arabica ET-39 HiFi, whole genome shotgun sequence genome contains a region encoding:
- the LOC113735369 gene encoding protein LIFEGUARD 1: MGGFSRKGGDVENANNGQLYPGMMENPQMRWAFIRKVYVLLCLQLLCSFAVGMVMFFNPTIKHFLIANPLGWVFVLVACILTLISSLLMSCFGNKHPWNYVLALLFTLSMSFMIGVACAYRRGEIVLQAAALTVLVTAGLTLYTFWAAKRGQDFSFLGPFLLCALLVLMAFSVIRILFPMGRLGSLIAGSAAALVFSGFLIYDTDNLIKRFDYDEYLLAATALYSDIVNLFLAFLSILDGE, translated from the exons ATGGGAGGATTTTCAAGAAAAGGTGGAGATGTTGAAAATGCCAACAATGGCCAACTCTATCCGGGGATGATGGAAAATCCACAGATGAGATGGGCTTTTATCAGGAAAGTTTACGTGCTTTTATGCCTGCAATTGCTTTGCAGCTTTGCTGTGGGGATGGTGATGTTTTTCAACCCTACCATCAAACATTTTCTGATAGCAAATCCGCTTGGCTGGGTCTTCGTCCTTGTGGCTTGCATTCTCACCCTCATAT CATCTTTGTTGATGAGCTGCTTTGGCAATAAACATCCATGGAACTACGTGTTAGCGCTTCTCTTCACCCTGTCCATGTCATTCATGATTGGAGTGGCTTGCGCCTATAGAAGAG GTGAAATTGTCTTGCAAGCTGCTGCTCTAACGGTGCTGGTGACTGCTGGTCTTACCCTCTACACATTCTGGGCAGCAAAAAGAGGCCAGGATTTTAGCTTTTTGGGGCCATTCTTACTCTGCGCCCTTCTGGTGCTCATGGCTTTTAGTGTTATTCGA ATCCTCTTTCCCATGGGAAGATTAGGGTCACTGATAGCGGGATCTGCAGCAGCGCTGGTGTTTAGTGGTTTCCTGATATACGACACTGACAACCTGATCAAGCGTTTTGACTATGATGAATACCTCCTAGCTGCAACTGCACTTTATTCTGACATCGTTAATCTATTTTTGGCATTCTTAAGTATCCTTGACGGTGAATAA
- the LOC113734169 gene encoding chlorophyllase-2 — protein MASVSSPAISTSTNVFEYGNFATELIKVEQGPCWRKAAEQTLPPPKPLLIGTPSEAGVFPVLLFLHGYLFLNSFYSELVQHIASHGFIVVAPQLYCVAGPDSTKEIESAAAITNWFSEGLQACLPSHVRPNLSKLALSGHSRGGKVAFAVALGKAITSLKFSALVGVDPVDGMDKGKQTPPPILTYIPHSFNIDMAVLVIGSGLGEVKRNPLFPPCAPKGVNHEDFFNECQKPAYHFVAKDYGHVDMLNDDTTGIRGKTTYCLCKNGVSREPMRRFVAGISVAFLRAYLEENSNDLEAIKDGHLVAPVVLQKADFLL, from the exons ATGGCTTCTGTGTCTTCCCCGGCAATCTCTACTTCTACAAATGTGTTTGAATATGGAAATTTCGCCACTGAGTTGATAAAAGTTGAACAAGGGCCCTGCTGGAGAAAAGCTGCTGAACAAACTTTACCTCCTCCAAAGCCACTCTTAATTGGGACACCATCAGAAGCTGGAGTGTTCCCTGTTCTGCTGTTCCTTCATGGCTATCTTTTTCTCAACTCTTTCTATTCCGAGCTTGTTCAACATATTGCTTCTCATGGATTCATCGTGGTTGCCCCACAG TTATATTGTGTGGCAGGACCTGATTCAACCAAAGAAATCGAGTCCGCTGCTGCAATAACAAACTGGTTTTCAGAAGGACTACAGGCTTGCCTTCCATCGCATGTTAGGCCGAACTTATCAAAGCTGGCGCTATCCGGCCATAGTCGCGGAGGCAAAGTGGCTTTTGCAGTGGCTCTGGGAAAGGCAATCACTTCATTAAAGTTCTCAGCGTTGGTAGGAGTTGATCCTGTTGATGGAATGGACAAAGGGAAACAAACGCCCCCGCCAATTCTCACTTACATTCCTCATTCCTTCAATATTGATATGGCTGTATTAGTCATCGGATCAGGCTTAGGTGAAGTAAAAAGGAACCCGCTGTTTCCACCTTGTGCTCCAAAAGGAGTGAATCATGAGGACTTCTTCAATGAATGTCAAAAGCCGGCATATCACTTTGTTGCCAAGGACTATGGCCATGTTGATATGCTGAATGATGACACAACTGGGATTCGAGGAAAGACCACATATTGTTTGTGTAAGAATGGTGTATCCAGAGAACCCATGAGGAGATTTGTTGCAGGAATTAGTGTTGCATTCTTGAGAGCTTATTTGGAAGAAAATTCCAACGACTTGGAGGCCATTAAGGATGGACACTTAGTAGCACCTGTGGTGCTTCAAAAAGCTGATTTTCTATTATAA
- the LOC113734170 gene encoding uncharacterized protein isoform X2, giving the protein MKISRGAGKDPTRLIAGIAPSEYKVYDYLEQTAASTQTRDIAIEFVQKCKEYNLAKAEILNILNIRPSCEAALYPIIEDWDIRFSVEEGKEEEELGLLKTICQVLPPPPSVMESDEGIGVEEEDNPDEQQKKAME; this is encoded by the exons ATGAAAAT ATCAAGAGGTGCTGGTAAAGATCCCACACGACTTATTGCTGGCATAGCACCATCTGAATACAAG GTATATGATTATCTTGAACAAACAGCAGCCTCAACACAAACAAGAGATATAGCAATTGAGTTTGTACAGAAATGCAAGGAATATAACCTTGCAAAAGCTGAGATTCTCAACATCCTCAACATTCGGCCATCTTGTGAGGCTGCCTTGTACCCG ATCATAGAGGATTGGGACATACGTTTTTCAGTTGAGGAAGGAAAAGAGGAGGAAGAACTAGGGTTGCTAAAGACAATCTGTCAGGTTTTGCCGCCTCCTCCAAGTGTAATGGAATCTGATGAAGGGATTGGTGTGGAAGAAGAAGATAATCCAGATGAGCAACAAAAGAAGGCTATGGAATAG
- the LOC113734170 gene encoding uncharacterized protein isoform X1: MKILQEYAGALTNFEVLDFLRSRGAGKDPTRLIAGIAPSEYKVYDYLEQTAASTQTRDIAIEFVQKCKEYNLAKAEILNILNIRPSCEAALYPIIEDWDIRFSVEEGKEEEELGLLKTICQVLPPPPSVMESDEGIGVEEEDNPDEQQKKAME; this comes from the exons ATGAAAAT ACTTCAAGAATATGCAGGTGCACTTACTAATTTTGAAGTTCTTGACTTTCTAAGATCAAGAGGTGCTGGTAAAGATCCCACACGACTTATTGCTGGCATAGCACCATCTGAATACAAG GTATATGATTATCTTGAACAAACAGCAGCCTCAACACAAACAAGAGATATAGCAATTGAGTTTGTACAGAAATGCAAGGAATATAACCTTGCAAAAGCTGAGATTCTCAACATCCTCAACATTCGGCCATCTTGTGAGGCTGCCTTGTACCCG ATCATAGAGGATTGGGACATACGTTTTTCAGTTGAGGAAGGAAAAGAGGAGGAAGAACTAGGGTTGCTAAAGACAATCTGTCAGGTTTTGCCGCCTCCTCCAAGTGTAATGGAATCTGATGAAGGGATTGGTGTGGAAGAAGAAGATAATCCAGATGAGCAACAAAAGAAGGCTATGGAATAG